The following coding sequences lie in one Changpingibacter yushuensis genomic window:
- a CDS encoding alpha-amylase family glycosyl hydrolase, translating into MPSHTKFLHRTRSHPVGTAFLAGAVIAALSGISAIAALPAAADDLQVTLVGDLQSEIGCTADWDPACEESVLTATGSEDVYSSTFEIPEGSWNYKVAIGGTWDEAYGLNGGQDNIPLTIAGPSRIQFTFDMSTQRVGITPVDLNTTTTPQDSNLASAPVRAAGENENFYFVMTDRFENGDTSNDTGGLSGDRYTTGFDPTDISFYQGGDIAGLTNKLDYIQGLGTTAIWLTPSFKNKAVQGDSAGYHGYWITDFTQIDPHLGTNAELKEFIDDAHARGIDVYFDIITNHTADVISYEESQYTYVEQADDPYTDTNGNPFLIQDVAGSSSFPTLSPLTSFPYTPVVTEDEKDIKVPAWLNDVTKYHNRGDSTWTGESVTLGDFNGLDDIMTEDPEVVDGFVDVYDAWVDMGIDGFRIDTVKHVNTEFWNVFTKDISEHAASVGNPDFFMFGEVYDADPTKLSPYVRNTDMDSVLDFYFQQQAVSYATGGSANLMSSLYAGDDYYTTATTSAAYLPTFLGNHDMGRVGYFARNTTDPMQTSLFAHQLMYLTRGQPVVYYGDEQGFVGSNGSLGGTDKDARQSMFGSQTAQFQGETLLSGEKAGSDDHFDTDSELYTDISELATLRTSHPALQDGAQIERLTDSTAGIYAFSRVDRDEKVEYLVVANNSSQAKSVHVPTLTDSASFTPLYGSTTATSSDSDGYADVAVPATSAVVLVANKTVSDASSESDSTISVSLPAAGAALKDLAPVSAQIDGSWHETTFLWRVVGDSDWTTLGTAEDTSPRVFHDVSDLATGTLVEYRAVAVDASGTVAATSSFASVGNNVSTEVPTTPENPTYDSVSVPGSHNQAMGCASDWQPACGQAQLKLRADGIWAGTFDLPAGTYEYKVAVNDSWDINFGAGGVSGGDNITYVHPGGEVSFYFDPNTGIFQNTSEGPIVTLAGDFQSQLGCTANWAPDQLCAWMHADDAGKYRFSTSKLEAGTYSVKVAHGLSWEENYGQGGVLDGSNISFTVTGGETVTFTYDIETHELVISTGDEPTGEPTETPTGEPTETPTGEPTQTPTGEPTQTPTDGPSGTPTASPSSTGGVATPTSSTSPSESAAASPTVGSQGELANTGPSSLAWALVLVLSLLGAGAVILVVRRNAEAEELE; encoded by the coding sequence ATGCCTAGTCATACAAAATTCTTACATCGAACACGATCCCACCCCGTTGGGACCGCATTTCTCGCCGGCGCGGTGATTGCTGCACTCTCTGGCATATCTGCAATCGCTGCTTTACCGGCGGCGGCAGATGATCTTCAGGTCACGCTGGTTGGCGACCTTCAATCAGAGATTGGCTGCACGGCCGATTGGGATCCTGCGTGCGAGGAATCAGTGCTTACCGCCACGGGCAGTGAGGACGTCTACTCGAGCACCTTTGAGATCCCCGAAGGCAGCTGGAACTACAAGGTTGCCATCGGTGGAACCTGGGACGAGGCCTACGGGTTGAACGGCGGCCAGGACAACATTCCGCTGACGATCGCGGGTCCTAGCCGAATCCAGTTCACCTTTGATATGTCTACGCAGCGGGTAGGCATCACTCCTGTCGATCTCAATACAACCACAACGCCGCAGGACTCGAATCTAGCAAGCGCTCCGGTGCGGGCAGCGGGAGAGAACGAGAACTTCTACTTTGTCATGACCGATCGTTTTGAGAATGGCGATACGAGCAATGACACCGGTGGACTCTCGGGCGATCGCTACACTACGGGTTTCGATCCCACTGATATCAGTTTCTATCAAGGTGGTGATATCGCTGGATTGACGAACAAGCTCGACTACATTCAAGGGTTAGGAACAACCGCCATTTGGTTGACCCCGTCCTTCAAGAACAAGGCGGTACAAGGAGATTCGGCGGGGTATCACGGGTACTGGATCACTGATTTCACTCAGATCGATCCTCATCTTGGCACAAACGCCGAGCTCAAGGAGTTCATTGACGATGCTCACGCCCGTGGTATCGATGTGTATTTTGACATCATTACAAACCACACAGCCGATGTGATTTCGTATGAGGAAAGTCAATACACATATGTGGAGCAGGCCGATGATCCCTATACGGATACCAACGGCAATCCATTTCTGATTCAGGATGTTGCGGGTAGTTCCTCGTTCCCCACATTGAGCCCATTGACGTCGTTCCCATACACGCCTGTGGTCACTGAGGACGAGAAGGATATCAAGGTTCCGGCGTGGCTCAACGACGTAACGAAGTATCACAACCGAGGTGACTCCACGTGGACAGGGGAATCTGTGACCCTTGGTGATTTCAATGGTCTTGACGACATCATGACTGAAGATCCTGAGGTAGTGGATGGTTTTGTGGATGTCTACGACGCATGGGTTGATATGGGTATTGATGGATTCCGAATCGATACGGTCAAGCACGTCAACACCGAGTTCTGGAATGTGTTTACCAAGGACATTTCGGAGCACGCCGCAAGCGTCGGAAACCCCGATTTCTTCATGTTTGGTGAGGTCTACGACGCCGATCCAACCAAGCTCAGTCCGTATGTACGCAACACAGACATGGATTCGGTGTTGGACTTCTACTTCCAACAGCAGGCGGTCTCTTACGCGACCGGTGGTTCAGCCAACCTGATGTCATCGCTATACGCTGGCGATGACTACTACACCACCGCGACGACGTCGGCGGCATACTTGCCAACGTTCTTGGGTAACCATGACATGGGCCGTGTGGGCTACTTCGCCAGAAACACTACAGACCCGATGCAGACCTCGCTGTTTGCCCACCAGCTCATGTACTTGACCAGGGGCCAACCGGTTGTCTACTACGGTGACGAACAAGGCTTCGTGGGTTCGAACGGTTCTTTGGGCGGCACTGATAAGGATGCACGCCAGTCAATGTTTGGCTCGCAGACGGCTCAGTTCCAAGGCGAGACGCTGCTAAGTGGCGAGAAGGCGGGCAGTGATGACCACTTCGATACTGACTCTGAACTGTATACAGATATCTCCGAGTTGGCGACACTGCGAACCAGCCATCCGGCGCTCCAAGACGGAGCGCAGATCGAGCGGCTTACGGATTCCACTGCTGGAATCTATGCGTTTTCCCGCGTCGATCGTGACGAGAAGGTCGAATACCTTGTGGTTGCGAACAACTCGTCTCAGGCGAAGTCGGTGCATGTTCCAACGCTGACGGACTCGGCGTCGTTCACACCTCTGTACGGAAGTACTACGGCAACTTCGTCTGACTCAGACGGGTACGCTGACGTGGCAGTTCCCGCAACATCTGCGGTCGTTTTGGTTGCGAACAAGACCGTTTCTGATGCATCGAGCGAATCCGATAGTACGATTTCCGTCAGTTTGCCGGCGGCTGGTGCTGCGCTCAAGGATCTGGCACCAGTTTCGGCACAGATAGACGGTTCGTGGCACGAAACCACGTTCCTATGGCGCGTTGTGGGTGATTCTGATTGGACGACACTCGGCACAGCTGAAGATACATCGCCGCGGGTATTCCACGACGTTTCGGACCTCGCGACCGGAACTCTTGTTGAGTACCGCGCTGTGGCGGTGGATGCCTCAGGAACAGTTGCGGCGACGTCGTCGTTCGCATCGGTTGGAAACAACGTCAGTACGGAGGTTCCAACCACCCCAGAGAATCCAACCTATGATTCCGTGAGCGTTCCGGGCAGCCATAATCAGGCGATGGGATGTGCCTCGGATTGGCAACCGGCGTGTGGTCAAGCGCAACTTAAGCTTCGGGCAGACGGGATATGGGCTGGCACATTTGACTTGCCTGCGGGTACCTATGAGTACAAGGTGGCTGTCAACGATTCGTGGGATATCAACTTCGGAGCGGGTGGAGTCTCTGGCGGAGACAATATCACGTACGTCCATCCGGGTGGCGAAGTCTCGTTCTATTTCGATCCGAACACTGGCATTTTTCAGAACACTTCCGAGGGGCCGATTGTGACCTTGGCGGGTGACTTCCAGTCGCAGTTAGGGTGTACCGCAAACTGGGCACCTGATCAGCTCTGCGCATGGATGCATGCCGATGACGCGGGAAAGTACAGGTTCAGTACGTCCAAGCTCGAGGCAGGTACGTACTCTGTCAAGGTTGCCCACGGGCTATCGTGGGAAGAGAACTACGGGCAGGGTGGCGTGCTAGATGGAAGCAATATCTCTTTCACGGTGACTGGAGGAGAGACGGTCACCTTTACGTATGACATCGAGACGCATGAACTCGTGATATCTACTGGAGATGAGCCGACGGGTGAGCCGACCGAGACGCCGACGGGTGAGCCGACCGAGACGCCGACGGGTGAGCCGACCCAGACCCCGACGGGTGAGCCGACCCAGACCCCGACGGATGGGCCAAGCGGTACGCCGACGGCGAGCCCGAGCAGCACGGGCGGTGTTGCAACTCCGACCAGCTCAACCAGTCCGAGCGAATCCGCTGCGGCAAGCCCAACTGTGGGGAGTCAGGGCGAACTCGCAAACACAGGTCCAAGTTCGTTGGCATGGGCGTTGGTGCTGGTCTTGTCCCTGTTGGGCGCTGGCGCAGTGATCCTCGTGGTTCGGAGGAACGCCGAGGCGGAGGAGCTCGAGTAG
- a CDS encoding NAD-dependent malic enzyme, whose product MALTSPSYTVTMRVQLPSHPRATQHLVEAVSDGGATITGIDIVESLEDSLIAEVTCDCVNSAHVRQVNDQIEMLVGVKVLSISDATLEAHDRGKIEVSLKSQLRTRQDLARIYTPGVARVCIKIAREKELARKYTIKSNTVAVVTDGTAVLGLGDIGPEAALPVMEGKAALFKRFGNVDAWPVCLDTKDTDEIVSIVKAIAPVYGGINLEDISAPRCFEIEERLREELDIPVFHDDQHGTAIVVLAALINALKIVDKKIEDVRIVVSGVGAAGSAIIRLLMLHGAHDVIGCGRQGALGSFREEANSHRNWLAQNTNPRGVEGSLKDVLAGADVFIGVSSGNILTGDDIATMNDDAVVFALANPTPEVDPAAAAQHAAIVATGRSDFPNQINNVLVFPGLFRGMLDAHASKIDDEMLRAAAVAIAGVVSDEQRNSNFIIPGVFDERVATAVSRAVVRYFADDEA is encoded by the coding sequence ATGGCGCTGACGAGCCCGAGCTACACAGTCACAATGCGAGTTCAACTTCCATCCCATCCCCGTGCAACGCAGCACCTCGTGGAGGCGGTTTCCGACGGCGGCGCCACAATCACGGGTATCGACATCGTCGAGTCACTGGAGGACTCCCTCATAGCTGAGGTGACCTGTGATTGCGTGAACTCAGCCCACGTTCGTCAGGTGAACGACCAGATTGAAATGCTCGTTGGAGTCAAGGTCCTCTCCATTTCGGATGCCACCTTGGAAGCTCATGACCGCGGCAAGATCGAAGTGTCGCTCAAGAGCCAGCTGCGCACGCGGCAGGACTTGGCACGTATCTACACCCCAGGTGTTGCCCGGGTGTGTATCAAGATTGCGCGGGAGAAGGAACTTGCCCGCAAGTACACAATCAAGAGCAACACTGTGGCCGTGGTGACTGATGGAACCGCCGTGCTAGGGCTCGGTGACATCGGCCCGGAGGCTGCGCTACCCGTCATGGAGGGCAAGGCGGCACTCTTTAAGCGCTTTGGCAATGTTGACGCATGGCCCGTGTGCCTTGACACAAAGGACACGGATGAGATTGTGAGTATCGTCAAGGCAATCGCGCCGGTGTATGGCGGCATCAACCTCGAAGATATTTCGGCACCGCGCTGCTTTGAGATCGAGGAGCGGCTGCGCGAAGAACTGGACATCCCCGTGTTCCACGACGATCAGCACGGCACCGCAATAGTTGTGCTGGCTGCACTCATTAATGCACTGAAGATTGTGGACAAGAAGATTGAAGATGTGCGGATCGTGGTCTCAGGTGTAGGGGCTGCTGGTTCAGCCATCATCCGCTTGCTCATGCTTCACGGCGCTCACGACGTCATCGGCTGCGGACGCCAAGGTGCGCTTGGGTCGTTCCGTGAGGAAGCCAACTCGCATCGCAATTGGCTCGCACAGAACACCAATCCACGCGGAGTGGAAGGCAGCCTCAAAGATGTACTGGCTGGAGCTGACGTCTTCATTGGCGTCTCTTCCGGAAACATCTTGACGGGTGATGACATCGCTACGATGAACGACGACGCCGTGGTGTTCGCGCTCGCAAACCCAACACCAGAGGTGGACCCGGCAGCTGCGGCCCAGCATGCTGCGATTGTTGCCACCGGCCGTTCGGACTTCCCCAACCAGATCAACAACGTTCTCGTGTTCCCTGGGCTTTTCCGCGGCATGCTTGATGCGCACGCTTCAAAGATCGACGACGAGATGCTGCGTGCAGCGGCCGTGGCGATAGCCGGAGTAGTGAGCGATGAACAGCGCAACTCCAACTTCATCATCCCGGGTGTGTTTGATGAGCGCGTGGCAACTGCCGTCTCCCGCGCAGTAGTGCGCTACTTCGCTGACGACGAAGCATAA
- a CDS encoding YceI family protein, translated as MTNYIIDPSHSTLGFTVRHAGIGKTRGSFEEFSGSISVADESTPAGASAAATINAASVNTGNGDRDNHLRSADFFEVEKFPEWTFTSTSTSGSRDEFVLSGDLTIHGVTKKVDIDVTFEGTATDPFGNERAAFEGSTNISRKDFGLTWNKAQAAGGVLVGDKIAITLEIEATKEA; from the coding sequence ATGACCAACTACATCATCGATCCCAGCCACTCGACCCTCGGCTTCACCGTTCGCCACGCAGGCATCGGCAAGACTCGTGGATCTTTCGAAGAATTCTCAGGCTCCATCAGCGTTGCTGACGAGTCCACCCCCGCCGGTGCGTCCGCCGCGGCCACAATCAATGCAGCATCTGTCAACACCGGCAATGGCGATCGCGACAACCACCTGCGTTCGGCAGACTTCTTCGAGGTTGAGAAGTTCCCAGAGTGGACCTTCACCTCCACAAGCACGTCGGGTTCCCGCGACGAATTCGTGCTTTCCGGTGACCTGACCATCCATGGCGTTACCAAGAAGGTAGACATCGATGTGACGTTCGAAGGCACTGCTACTGACCCGTTTGGCAATGAGCGTGCAGCTTTCGAAGGTTCGACGAACATCTCGCGCAAGGACTTCGGCTTGACCTGGAATAAGGCACAGGCCGCTGGCGGAGTGCTCGTTGGTGACAAGATCGCGATCACACTTGAGATTGAGGCCACCAAGGAGGCCTGA
- a CDS encoding class II aldolase/adducin family protein, with amino-acid sequence MTHPTTAAGILASMGKAGARLDHMGACEAGAGNISVSIKETPTDVADFFPETSTLELPVAVPGLAGWTVFVTGSGCRLREIHADPTANVSAVVIDKTGTTATWYRSSDRTYSKPTSEFNSHLGVHEDQVVRRGVEFQAVLHAQPPYLVTLSHIASLRNDDDFNHAVFRWEPETIVQVPEGIKVLDFMVPGGEELGRNNVESLRDHQIVLWSKHGIMARSDESPLAGVDKVEYVEAGAMYEYRNLTIGGRGEGIQAFEHQAVIDAFGVKTTLY; translated from the coding sequence ATGACTCATCCAACCACCGCCGCCGGAATCCTCGCCTCCATGGGCAAAGCGGGCGCTCGTCTTGACCATATGGGCGCTTGTGAAGCCGGCGCCGGAAACATATCAGTATCCATCAAGGAAACTCCCACCGATGTGGCGGACTTCTTCCCTGAGACCTCCACTTTGGAGCTGCCAGTTGCCGTTCCAGGCTTAGCAGGCTGGACCGTGTTCGTTACCGGATCAGGTTGCCGCCTTCGCGAAATACACGCGGACCCTACGGCCAATGTGAGTGCAGTGGTGATCGACAAAACCGGAACCACGGCTACGTGGTACAGGTCTTCTGATCGCACGTACTCCAAGCCCACCTCCGAGTTCAACTCCCACTTAGGAGTCCATGAGGACCAAGTTGTTCGCCGCGGAGTTGAGTTCCAAGCTGTTCTACACGCACAGCCGCCCTACTTGGTTACGCTCTCACACATTGCCTCGCTTCGTAACGACGACGACTTCAACCACGCCGTCTTCCGGTGGGAACCAGAGACGATTGTTCAGGTTCCCGAAGGCATTAAGGTACTGGACTTCATGGTTCCGGGAGGCGAAGAGCTGGGACGCAACAACGTTGAATCCCTGCGTGACCACCAGATTGTGTTGTGGTCCAAGCACGGCATTATGGCACGTTCTGATGAATCACCCTTGGCTGGCGTTGACAAGGTGGAGTATGTGGAAGCCGGAGCGATGTATGAATATCGCAACCTCACCATTGGTGGACGTGGCGAAGGTATTCAAGCCTTCGAACACCAAGCAGTGATTGATGCATTTGGCGTCAAGACCACTTTGTACTGA
- a CDS encoding NAD(P)/FAD-dependent oxidoreductase produces MSSETVEAIIPERMLATPFTIGSLTLPNRTVMTPMGTDLANADGTPGERLTEYWLERARGGCGLIISEITRINEEHGAGTPMQLAVTRDEHVAPLARAIDAIHAAGAKFFIQLHHPGAEGIPPLCKDGITVSPSGVVVRTTNAPTRALETEEVEALVDDFVQGARRAKEAGADGIEIHGAHGYLVCEFLSPHSNRRTDKYGGDFEGRMRFVTEIIEGAREVCGPDFPISVRLSASEMMETIGEPGEGITVEEGVRIAKRLEELGVDLISVSSGTYETGSTVIEPINTPRNWRDPIIRAIRDAVSIPVMGTSIVRMPSQAETMLKDGLVDLVAMGRTWLADPAWTRKAIEGRDDEIVRCIGCMACFQSLGEGKGIMCAVNPRCAHETEFPEIPQRDLEGKKALVIGGGPSGCEAAEQLAMRGAEVVLAEASDHLGGQVFPGCNPPGKEAMRWVIENFEVRLRLAGVEVRLNTEMTVEAVKDLGADVVVVATGAIPFIPRLPGLDSPTVVEAVDVLNGTAAVGERVAVVGSGMTGLETAELLHVEGHDVVGVYEMADRIAPGGYRTNVESVASHLRAAKIGMFTGHTLLEMTEDGAVFDTGAGRELVEVDTLVAAIGMRPNSALADALAEAGIEAHPVGDATGVGRVAEAIASGFRAGRGA; encoded by the coding sequence ATGAGCAGCGAAACAGTCGAAGCGATCATTCCGGAGCGCATGCTCGCCACCCCGTTCACCATCGGATCCTTGACCCTGCCCAACCGGACCGTCATGACGCCGATGGGCACCGACCTGGCGAATGCCGACGGCACTCCCGGTGAGCGCCTGACGGAGTACTGGCTCGAACGCGCCCGGGGCGGATGCGGCCTCATCATCTCCGAGATCACGCGCATCAACGAGGAGCACGGAGCCGGCACCCCGATGCAGCTCGCCGTCACGCGCGACGAGCACGTCGCTCCCCTGGCGAGGGCGATCGACGCGATTCATGCGGCCGGAGCGAAGTTCTTCATCCAGCTCCACCACCCCGGAGCGGAGGGCATTCCCCCGCTGTGCAAGGACGGGATCACCGTGTCGCCCTCCGGAGTCGTCGTGCGGACGACCAACGCTCCGACACGCGCGCTCGAGACAGAGGAGGTCGAGGCGCTCGTCGACGACTTCGTCCAGGGCGCGAGGCGCGCGAAGGAGGCGGGTGCGGACGGCATCGAGATCCACGGGGCGCACGGCTACCTCGTCTGCGAGTTCCTCTCGCCCCACTCGAACCGGCGGACCGACAAGTACGGCGGCGACTTCGAGGGCCGGATGCGGTTCGTCACCGAGATCATCGAGGGCGCGCGGGAGGTCTGCGGACCGGACTTCCCGATCTCCGTGCGCCTCTCCGCCTCGGAGATGATGGAGACGATCGGCGAGCCCGGTGAGGGAATCACCGTTGAGGAGGGCGTGAGGATCGCGAAGCGCCTCGAAGAGCTCGGCGTCGACCTCATCTCCGTGTCGTCGGGGACCTATGAGACGGGATCGACGGTCATCGAGCCGATCAACACCCCGCGCAACTGGCGCGATCCGATCATTCGCGCGATCCGTGACGCCGTGTCGATCCCCGTCATGGGCACCTCGATCGTGCGCATGCCGAGCCAGGCCGAGACGATGCTCAAGGACGGGCTCGTCGACCTGGTCGCGATGGGACGCACCTGGCTGGCCGATCCTGCGTGGACGAGGAAGGCGATCGAGGGCCGTGACGACGAGATCGTCCGATGCATCGGCTGCATGGCGTGCTTCCAGTCCCTCGGCGAGGGCAAGGGCATCATGTGCGCCGTCAATCCCCGGTGCGCTCACGAGACGGAGTTCCCCGAGATCCCGCAGCGGGATCTCGAAGGGAAGAAGGCCCTGGTCATCGGCGGCGGCCCCTCCGGCTGCGAGGCGGCCGAGCAGCTGGCGATGCGCGGAGCCGAGGTCGTGCTGGCCGAGGCGAGCGATCACCTGGGAGGGCAGGTCTTCCCCGGGTGCAACCCTCCCGGCAAGGAGGCGATGCGCTGGGTCATCGAGAACTTCGAGGTCCGTCTGCGCCTGGCCGGAGTCGAGGTCCGCTTGAACACGGAGATGACGGTGGAGGCGGTCAAGGACCTCGGAGCCGATGTCGTCGTGGTGGCGACCGGGGCGATTCCCTTCATCCCGAGGCTCCCCGGACTCGACTCGCCGACCGTCGTCGAGGCCGTCGACGTGCTCAACGGGACAGCCGCCGTGGGCGAGCGCGTCGCGGTCGTCGGCTCGGGCATGACGGGCCTGGAGACCGCCGAGCTCCTCCACGTCGAGGGGCACGACGTCGTCGGGGTCTACGAGATGGCGGACCGGATCGCTCCGGGGGGCTACCGGACGAACGTCGAGTCGGTGGCCTCCCACCTGCGCGCGGCGAAGATCGGCATGTTCACCGGCCATACGCTCCTGGAGATGACCGAGGACGGGGCCGTCTTCGACACCGGCGCGGGGCGCGAGCTCGTGGAGGTCGACACGCTCGTCGCGGCGATCGGGATGCGCCCGAATTCGGCACTCGCCGATGCGCTCGCGGAAGCCGGGATCGAGGCGCACCCGGTGGGCGATGCGACCGGCGTGGGCCGCGTCGCCGAGGCGATCGCCTCCGGCTTCAGGGCCGGTCGGGGCGCGTGA
- a CDS encoding substrate-binding domain-containing protein has protein sequence MSESDRAVGEYAGLGSFPKLAVVSWGSCIMVLSSTQADPDKEARLLQTFSGQGVRGILLTPTDDTLSSARELAARGVKVVLFDTTVAPPDMSSVGVDNERGAELAIRHLLDLGHRRIEFVNGPINVMQARDRLAGVQSAMRSVGSEGALRIREAGAFTSAAGRELSKSIVADLCSNDGTCLPAAERSTAVFCANDMLALGVFDGLRDAGISIPGDLSLVGFDDSSVAAQTSVPLTTIRQPMRELGWTAADILLSDDDAIRHERFSPQLVVRKSSAAPPTT, from the coding sequence TTGTCAGAGAGCGACAGAGCTGTTGGCGAATACGCGGGCCTCGGCAGCTTCCCAAAGCTGGCCGTGGTCTCGTGGGGAAGCTGCATCATGGTCCTTTCATCCACCCAGGCAGATCCGGACAAGGAAGCTCGCCTCCTCCAGACTTTCTCCGGCCAGGGTGTGCGTGGAATCCTCCTGACTCCCACTGACGACACTCTCAGTTCCGCTCGCGAACTCGCCGCGCGAGGCGTCAAAGTAGTCCTGTTTGATACCACCGTCGCACCACCAGACATGTCATCTGTTGGGGTCGACAACGAACGCGGTGCCGAGTTGGCCATTCGCCACCTTCTGGACCTCGGTCACCGCCGCATTGAGTTTGTGAACGGCCCAATCAATGTGATGCAAGCGCGCGATCGGCTAGCCGGTGTGCAATCAGCCATGCGAAGCGTCGGCTCGGAGGGCGCGTTACGCATTCGCGAAGCTGGTGCTTTCACTTCAGCTGCCGGGCGTGAGCTCTCGAAATCGATCGTCGCCGACCTCTGTTCCAACGACGGAACGTGCCTGCCGGCCGCTGAACGCTCGACCGCGGTCTTCTGCGCCAATGACATGCTCGCCTTGGGAGTCTTCGATGGTCTGAGAGATGCTGGGATCAGTATCCCCGGCGATCTTTCATTGGTCGGTTTTGACGACTCGTCCGTGGCCGCACAGACTTCCGTTCCGCTCACTACCATTCGTCAGCCGATGAGAGAGCTTGGTTGGACGGCAGCGGACATCCTCCTTTCCGACGACGACGCCATTCGCCACGAGCGGTTCTCCCCTCAGTTGGTAGTGCGTAAGTCCTCGGCTGCTCCGCCTACCACTTGA
- the gatB gene encoding Asp-tRNA(Asn)/Glu-tRNA(Gln) amidotransferase subunit GatB produces MDELMDYEEAIERFDPVIGLEVHVELGTKSKMFDGAPNAFGGDPNTFVTPVSLGLPGSLPVVNKQAVEYAVKIGLALNCSIAESCRFARKNYFYPDLVKAFQTSQSDEPIAYEGFLDLDLPDGSVYHFPIERAHMEEDAGKNTHVGGDSGRIQGAKYSLVDYNRAGVPLVEIVSHPATGVGRFAPEIASLYVRSLRDIFRALGVSEARMERGNVRADVNVSLRDNPHAPLGTRTETKNVNSFRGIENAVRFEIQRQAAILAAGGKVVQETRHYHEEDGTTSAGRLKSDSEDYRYFPEPDLVPVVPAREWVEGLRATLPELPVARRRRVKEEWSLSAEELRDLVNAGAIDAVEATVAAGATPAGARKWWMGDIARFAKENDVELEDAPATPQDVAELDALVQDGKLNDKLARQALEGILAGEGTAAEVVAARGLEIVSDDGALTAAVEEALAANPDVADKIRSGKVQAAGAIVGAVMKATGGKADAARVRELVMERCQ; encoded by the coding sequence ATGGATGAACTGATGGATTACGAGGAAGCCATTGAACGCTTCGATCCTGTGATCGGGTTGGAAGTCCACGTTGAACTTGGCACCAAATCCAAGATGTTCGACGGCGCCCCCAACGCGTTTGGTGGCGATCCCAATACGTTTGTTACCCCTGTTTCCCTGGGCCTGCCGGGCTCGCTTCCGGTGGTCAACAAGCAGGCAGTGGAGTACGCAGTCAAGATTGGCTTAGCGCTCAACTGCTCGATTGCTGAATCCTGCCGCTTTGCGCGAAAGAACTACTTCTATCCTGACCTCGTGAAGGCGTTTCAGACCTCACAGTCGGACGAACCGATCGCTTATGAAGGTTTCCTTGATCTGGACCTCCCTGATGGTTCCGTCTATCACTTCCCGATCGAGCGCGCCCACATGGAAGAGGACGCTGGTAAGAACACCCACGTAGGTGGCGATTCCGGCCGGATCCAAGGAGCCAAGTATTCGCTGGTTGATTACAACCGGGCAGGCGTGCCGCTGGTAGAGATCGTTTCACACCCAGCAACAGGCGTCGGTCGATTTGCTCCAGAGATCGCCAGCCTCTACGTGCGTTCGTTGCGTGATATCTTCCGAGCACTCGGTGTTTCGGAAGCTCGTATGGAGCGCGGCAACGTGCGAGCCGATGTCAACGTGTCACTTCGCGATAACCCGCACGCACCGCTTGGTACTCGCACGGAAACCAAGAACGTCAACTCCTTCCGTGGCATCGAGAATGCCGTGCGCTTTGAGATTCAGCGGCAGGCCGCGATTCTGGCTGCTGGTGGCAAGGTGGTCCAAGAGACGCGCCACTACCACGAGGAGGATGGCACCACATCGGCTGGGCGTTTGAAGTCCGATTCGGAGGACTATCGTTACTTCCCCGAACCAGACCTCGTTCCTGTTGTTCCGGCAAGGGAATGGGTAGAGGGCCTGCGCGCAACGCTTCCTGAGCTTCCGGTAGCTCGCCGCCGCCGGGTAAAGGAGGAGTGGAGCCTTTCAGCAGAGGAGCTACGCGACCTCGTCAATGCCGGGGCAATCGATGCTGTTGAGGCTACCGTTGCTGCTGGCGCTACTCCTGCTGGCGCGCGCAAGTGGTGGATGGGTGACATCGCCCGGTTCGCCAAGGAGAACGATGTGGAGCTGGAGGATGCTCCAGCAACTCCTCAGGACGTTGCCGAACTCGATGCCTTGGTCCAAGATGGCAAACTGAACGACAAGCTGGCGCGCCAGGCTCTGGAAGGAATTCTGGCAGGGGAAGGCACTGCTGCAGAGGTAGTTGCCGCGCGTGGGTTGGAGATTGTCTCTGACGACGGCGCGCTCACTGCAGCTGTGGAGGAAGCCCTTGCAGCCAATCCTGACGTAGCTGACAAGATCCGTTCCGGAAAGGTCCAGGCTGCTGGAGCGATTGTTGGAGCAGTCATGAAGGCTACCGGCGGCAAGGCGGACGCAGCGCGTGTCCGTGAGCTGGTCATGGAGCGCTGCCAGTAA